The sequence below is a genomic window from Pelmatolapia mariae isolate MD_Pm_ZW unplaced genomic scaffold, Pm_UMD_F_2 NODE_ptg000333l+_length_74057_cov_1, whole genome shotgun sequence.
GAGTACATGGACCACTTTGAGCGTCGGGACCTGCATGCATTTTCTGCTGAGCCGCTTCTGGTGTATCCAACCCATTACACAGGAGACCCGGGCTACATCAGTGACACGGAAACATCAGTAGTCTGGGACAACGAGTCTGTCAGGACCGACTGGGACCGAGCCAAGTCCAGGAAAACTCAGGAGCAAGAAGAGCTGAGTTTTGAAGCCCAAAACTCTGACGTATTGCAATCTGAACTGGAGAACTGGAGTGCACGGGACGAGCTGTGATGAAGGAGGGAAGATTTGAGGAGGAGTTAGAGAGAAAGAATTCTGGCATTCAGAGATAAGACTGAGGGAAATAGAGCAAAGCTGTGATAGTGGGAGGAAATAGAAAATATGGGGGGAATCTAACAAAGCGGTGGAATAAAGGAGTCATAGTGGAACAGATGGACAATGGGCTGATGAGGAACAAATTATTTTTCCTTAAACATTTCTCTCTTCACTATTGAATCTTTCTCTTGAGAGAGGAGGTTAGATGTAGAGTTAACTCTTGAAGAGTCAGCTgtcagcttttgttttatttattacatcCCATAGACGTCCCTTGACCACTGCTGGTCTCTTAATAGTTTTTAACATGAGAATTTCACATGCAGTTTTGCATGTCTCTAAAAGACACTCCAGTAATATTTCAACTGTCCAGAGCAATTTCAACAATACTTTCCTTAAATCACACGTTAAAGCTGCAGTATGTTCTGAGTTAAAATGTGACCTCCTAAAGAATAACAAGGTTATATTACGTTTCTTCTTCTACTGTCTAAAATTCTCTCTCTGGAGAAAACAATCACCAAAACATTTCCCAATATGGTTCCCAGCATGTTTGGCCACTTATCCGTCTTCACTGGATGGATCCGTTCCACCAAGAGACTTTAGGTCATTCATTAGTTTCAGTTTAACAGCTTTTGGAGTTTAGAAGGACTAAAATAAACCAGCAAAtctaaaaaataagaaaaaccatATTAACATATTGATAAATGATATCAATATATATCAATTTCCTGTAAATTCATGTGTGAAACTTCATATTTATATTGTGATCAAATCCAGGTTGGGAAAAGAGTGTATAGGGAAGATTGTGTGGGCCACTGTGACATTAGAAAAGTATTTTGAAtgcttcagcttttttttttacggtTTTCATCCTTTATTGTCTAAAATTAACAATAATTACAAAATGAAAGTCATAAGAAATCAAACTGTGATTGAAACCAGTGAGAAGTAGAAGAACGAGTAGCTCTCTGCTGGCCATTGGggggaaaaatgtcagtttaaGATCATTCTCACTGGTTTCCTTTTTCAGACCCTGAGGCTACATTCATCTTTCATATTCAGTCTGTGGCTGGGGATCACCTCTGTTCGCCTTTTCTGACTCTTAATACCTTGATCTTTAATTTAGGCCCAAGCAGCCATTGTTATTTACTACATGTTATGTTTTGGGAGATGAATTTTAGGCTTACTTATTTGTAACCGATGAATGTATCTGTTTTACCTGTTACCAAAGGATTTGTTCACACTTGAATAACAGCAGGATTGATTTTTGTATTTCCTTAGTTCTCAGCTCGTATTGCAGTTTTAACCCAGACTTGCAGCTTTggttgcatttttgtttgttaaaacaaatgaatatagatttttttgtaATACCTCTAACGTCTTGTCTGTTCtctgtgttttcaaagtgtgtcttttttgctttgtttttaccaAAGGATGACTAACGCCTTTGATATGAAAGGATTGGTTGGTTGACAATTTTTCTCCACTGGATTTAAGTTAGGCTGAAACAGGGAAACGCTAAAGCATCAGCACCTCAAAGCTCAGTTAAATGTACATGGAAGCACTGACACGCTGCCAGCTGTGGTTAAAGCTGCAGTGGCTAAAATATCAAAGTATCTGCTTTGCCTCCTTTATTGGCACACTACAGTTTTATTTAAGCACAGACATGAATGTCCCGAAATGCAGTTGAGAGTTATTTAATTAGTGCCCACTGGTGTTTGCCTGCCCTGTAACTACATAATGGTAAGCTTTGGTTACAGCAAGCCACCATTACTTCTCCCCATTCATTGTGTTTATACTCATTATGGCTTACACATTGCTGACCAGTGAAGCGTGCTCATTCTACACCGACTGCCCTACAGTTTCATGATATTTGCATCTGAGATTAAGAGTTTGTTGTTGgattagaacaaaaacatttaattagtTAAAGAAATTATAGTCAAGGGAGACATTTTTAGTCATGACCTCTGcgagagtagctttgcatgattaacAGTTCACAATAATCCATGTTTATGTTACAGTAGGCTTTGGTGTAGCACCTCAGTTCATCCATTATTTCTTTTAAGCAAATATTTGTTTGATTGGCAGCCTCTTGCAATCAAAAGACCTGAACAGGTGGTGGGAGCTGTAGCTGCTGTGACCATATTAGGGTTATCCCCCCTTATTTACATCAAACGGAGCCAATTTTAGGAACGATTTGTTGTAATATGAGTGCTTGGAGCTTTCTGAAGTGTGACTCACATTGATTACCTCAACACATCCTCACCTCTTTACTTGAATGTTTGGCCAAAAATCAGCATCCACCACTGTAACAGTGTACATCCACTTCGATATCACTTGCAatcacactcaaacacactgccagaaGGCCATTTCCACCAACTGCCAGACCCACTTCATGGATAACCTCAGGTATACTAATTTCTTAGATGATGCTTTCACCACATGTCTGAGATCGGTCTGAGATCTCTTGCTCTCAAACATCACAGTTGATGATAAGAGAAGCATAACTGACTTACATCGACACCTGTACAGTACAGCCATGTTTCTAGGcttacctaaaaaaaaaaaaaaaaaaacagcttcagCATGTGTTGTGTGCATTTGGTCACATATCCAAAGCATGTATTATTCAAAGGAGCgtatgcatgtgtgcgtgtttttGTGCATTCATGTGCAGTGACGCATGTCTGTGTGACTCAGACTAATCCTATTAgggctctctccctctctctctatatTTACCTCAACCCTCTCCCTGAGATTAACCCGGGTACTTTCTGCAAGTGCCTCTGCAGATCGCTAAGCACTTTCCTACAGTACAGCTTGGAGTTCACCGGAACCAGGCTCAAAACTGTTCACTCTCTCAGTTAATTCTGCACCCTGCCTGTTAAATCAGCCTTAAAAACAGGATACAAAAGAATCAGTATTATGCTTTGATGGCTTAATGGGTGATATCAGACTCAAGCCAGCAAATTAAGCTGCGAAGGGAAGATTGAAACAAGCCCATCCTACCTTTGCAATCCAATTTGTCTTCTTTTTCCATCCCTCCTTTACTCGCTCCCTTCTTGTCTTTAAGTAATAAGATTTCTAGTGTTTAGCTGGAGTTttagggcacacacacacacatcctctgTCCCTCAATTACAGCACTGCCACACCTCCAGCTATCTGTAATCTCCCTTAGAGGACCACAGAGTGCAGGGTGAACAAATTACAGAGAAAGGGGTGAAGACACAGTGAAAGGTGCCACTAAAATAACAAGCTTCACAGGATTTAAAGGAAGAGGGGAAAAAGGCATATGAAATAATATAATGTCTTGAAAGACAGGAGAAAATCTGGATTCCCTCTATGTCTTTTTTTGTGAGAGCCAAGGAGTTTCAAGGTGAGGTAAATTACTTGTGTATATTTAGCTGCCACTGCACGTACAAAGATTGATGGCCTATTAAATTAGCTACTAACAAGACACGGCAGTCTTGCTAGTGTATATCAGGAGCTATTGATCAGCTTCGAAAAGTGAAGCAGATTATTGTGAAATAACTTTTCCAAATGTAAGATTTAAGTTTTGACCTTTCTAAGCCTTACAgtaaatcctcttttttttccaggtaAGGTCCAGTGCTGCTCAATTTCAGATGTATTTCTCCTACATTAGCCTCGGACGTTTCAGTGCAGAATGGTAGTCTCAAATAGATCTGGCACAGCTCAAAGCCACAGAGCCAAATCTAATTTGTGAGGTTATCGCTGTCAATTCACAGCCAGCAGCGACTTCTGCAACAGAAATACAGGCTGGGCAAGACAGATAAAGCATATTTCTTAGCTTTTTGGCCTGAACTATATTTCTATATCTGAAATTTATCTCTTatgggtctttttttttgtttgttctgaaCCATAAGTTGGCTCTTGGAAAATACCATTTCATAAAAGCTTTATTCATACTGACTAACTCGTTCTAGCTGGGCTGTTGTATTGTCAGTTTGTCAAATTACCGTGTTTCAATGGGACAACAGGaagtttccttttttaaaaaaaaaattataaatctTAAAATTTGTTCCTTTAAAAGGAACCAGCATTTATCAAACAATTACTCCCAATTTAGGGACCTGGCCTGCTGGTTCATAATGGTTGCATCTTAATAACTGGCCAAACTGAAATAATTTTTGACAAAATAATTGGAACTGCTGCTTTCCTTCCGCTAAATGGTCATGATTAAGAACAAAATGTGGTATCGGTCCCTCTGAATCAATTTTTTATACAACAGTGTGGGGTAATCATTCATTATTTTCATGTAAATTACCATTTGCTATTCAGTCACAGTAGGCTGCAATAGTGACTCAGCTCATGCTTTGTTTGAAATTcccccccaccaaaaaaaaaaaaaatcaaaaaacttGCCATTTTGTGTAAACAAAAGTAATTTGTTCGGGATAGATGTAATCACTGTCTACAGATTGCACCTCTAAAACACCAAAGCAGTGACATTTTGAAAAATGGTTCTAGCAATTTTTAAGCTTTAAAGGCCCTGAAGCAGATGTTCTTAATTATTCTTTGATGCTGATGGAATCCAACATGAGCACAAATAATCTGTCAAACTTgttttgactgttttttgttttgcgtGGGCAGTAGCAATGCTCCGGATTCACCTGTAAGTGCACCCAAAATGTCACAGACACTCCAAACTTGATTCTTGCTTATTTTGTCGTGCATATTTGTTGAAATTTTCAATGATACAAAAATATTTCAGATTTAACATCCTGAGACCTCAGGTCTTGTTTTGGatggattttcaattttttcgTAGCTATTTGGGATCAGTTGGACCTGAAGGGTCTAAAAACTAAACATTACCTATGAAAAGTGTGTCCTCAAGTGTGGACAATGGGTTCATTTTACTGCACAAAACAGTGACGTCTACAAAGTATAAAACACTTTATTGAGCAGAGTGAAGTACTGAAAACCTGAAATTCAATGCCCTGTGACTACACAGGGTCTCAGGGGTTTCACACTAATGTCAGCCTCAATCACAGTttgcaaaatgaaacatttatttcaGGAATGTGCTGTACAAGCCACCACACATGCATATTGTTGAACATATGTACATAAAACTTCATCTAACCCTCCTTGTTTCCACAGAGGGCCTTTATCCTTTTACATTCCTGTCTTTCATCATGGTTGACCTTTTCCTAAACCGAGTTCTCATCGAGAACAACTGGGACCAAGACGAACTCAACACTGAGCGTGAGATCATGGGGATTCTCGAAAATCGCATCGTCATGCTGTTCTTTGCATCTGCTGAATGTGAAAAGTGCCTGGAGTTTGTGCCTGTTCTGAACGACTTCTTTAAGAGACTGAAAGATCCAGCATACATCGAATACCCGAAACTGCTCGCACTCATCTACATCAGGTTCCCCcatctttttttaatctatatATCTGTCTTATACATATGCAGTTACATAAATATATCTATTTGATCAGTTTTGAGATTCCCAGATTTCCCTCTCTCTAGTTTGGACCAATCAgaggagaaacaggaaaaattcCTCAAAGAGCTGCACAAAAAAGTTCTGTTTCTGGCCTTTGAGGACCCGTACAGGAAGTGAGTGTTTAAATATATGTGCATAAATTTAAGCTGTTTGTCAGTGCAACCAAGTCTGGAGGACCACATCACTCTTTGTACAAAATTAGAGTATATTTTCATGCCagtctatttttgtttttcagggaaCTGCAGACCATGTTTAAAGTGAAGGATGTACCAACAATAGTGGTCCTGCGTCCCGACGGCTCTGTCCTCTCTCCAAATGCTGTGCGGGACATCTGTCGTTTCGGCTGTGACTGTTTCCAAAACTGGCAGGAATCGGCTGAGCTTGTTGAAAGGAGCTTCATGCTCAACGAGGAGTTTGACAACCTTAACTTGCGCAGTGCCACTGACCCTGTGAGGAGGCTCAAGTACAAGACAGAGGACGACAAACGCAAAAAGAGATGGTGGAAGTTATGGGGGAAGGGAAAAGATGGaaatgaagaggaagaggagaaagatGGAGCGTGGGATACCAAGAGAAATGAGGGAGATAACAATACCTGGAGGATAAGATGAGGAAAACATATATCATATAATATATTCTGTATGCTATCACTCAGACATTtaggagaaatatttttttttagaaagaaaTTTTTATCTGCTGTTCCAGAAAATTTATCAGAAATGTTATCAAGATTAACTGCTATAATTCATAATTAGGAATTTATGATTTTCAGTCGCATGCAGTGGTACAGTACTAAGGTCATGGGTTTGAATGCAGCCTATGTGGAGCTTGCatgctctctctgtgtttgggtGGTCTGGGTTTCTCCCACACTGCAAAGACATGAGTGGGTTTAGGTTAATTTGTGAATCTAAATTCCCtgtgagtgtgaatgcttgCCTGTCTCTATGCGTTAGCTGTGCAATAAATTgctgacctgtccagggtgtaccctgttATAGCTGGGACTGGCTACAGCCCCCTCATGACCCTGAATATGGATACCAaagagaagatggatggatgtatgaaTAATAACCGTGGACTGTTTTTTCAACAACCATCAGTCTTTGTTTTtgagttaaagtttattttaccTGTTTTTCTTGGTgtgccatatatatatatatatgtatatgtatgtgtatatatatatatatacacatacatatctGTATATGTATTGAGCATATAAATTAAGAGGTTTTTTAAGTGgggaaatggggaaaaaaaaaccctcagatTTTTTCATACTGTGTGCACTAATCCTTTTACAAACCAGCACAATCTGGCTCTGCGAGGTGTTTTTTCTCAAGCCAAAGACACTAATGCAGTTGTCGTCTTGCACAGTTTTGCACTCTGGCTTCCAGCTTCTCTTTCTAATCAAGTTAGAACCATCTTGGGATCTTCTTTGTAGGGTTAGATTGGTGCACGCTATTGTAGGGAACagtacagttttgtttttttgttaatttcctGAGTGGAATAGCCTTCATTTCCTAGAACAAGAATAATCTGTTGCGCTTCCAAAGAGTTTCTTTTTATTAACCATTTTGAGACTCACTTTAATGTTGCATAAGATGAAAACAAATttccttttcttaaaaaaaacaaacaaaaacaagcagagAGCAGATGTAGGCTATAAAGCAGACTGTTTGAAACTAACATCTACTATTACTGCTCATCTGTTGTTGTGGATACCTACTGTATATGTTgatggtgttttttctttttttatattttgttgctaTTATTCAGTTGGTGATATTCACTACCACAAGAGATGCCActgtttttattcagaaaatacaaacatgtACAAACCAATCCTGCCTAAATATGTGAGTATCGATCCCCAGGATTCCAATCTAAAGCTCTACAAATCAATACCTCCTTATTGACTTAGGATCAAATTACTGTGTATAGCAAGAGAGGACTCACGTGTGTACTGGCTACTCCAGCTGTGCAACTCTACAGActtgtttctttctgcttttcttcccTCTTCTTTACCCTTTCTACTGGCAATATAATTCTTCTGGCAAAGTAATTCAAGACATATCAGCTCCATTTCCAGCAGCATCAGGCAGCTGTTTTCTGAGCAAATAATCAGTGGATTGTACGTGTGCTGCTCAGCATGATAAAGAAACAAGACTAGAAACTAGCTGGTGAAAGAAGTCCAGCTTTCTGCAGATAACAGTCAAGATATAATATTTTCTCACTGGAGAGGGGAGGCAAAAGTGAATGCTAAAAACAGGTAACAGGCTTAAATTAATCAGATACAGAGACTGATATCTGCTGGATATGTAAACAGGCAACTATTTTCAACCACACTGTTTTTTTGAATAATATTTGgacaaaaaaaccctaaaaatatACATGTAACTGCATTTTTTGGCTACATTTAGGTGCTGGCGCCTGCTTGTTTTGTAACTGAAATTAATGTATTGTCAGTGTGTTATTTACTTTCATAACACTGTTATTTGTCTTTACTGTTCTTTATTAACTACGTCTCCTCAGAGTTTGCACTTTGTTATTGCATAGTTAAATGTGAATTGTATGCTCTCCAAAATCATTAAATTCTCTATTCTTTTAATATAAACAGTGCCTGTATCACTGCTGTGCTTTCATGGCCATATTGTAGTGTTCCCAGTAGAGCAAATCAAACTATCACTACGCACATATTCCCTGCGGTTCTGCTATTCCATTAGTTACTGAATATTAAAGGTCTCACAGTGGCTCACTTCATTAaggttctttttcttcttttaagcaTGTCTCTCATTCTGTAATTTCGTCGCTCTTTATTCAGACAGACTTGATTGTTCAGTCACTGctttcacatacacacaccatcAGTGCGAGCACTTCATGTTCCTTGTCCCTCTGTCACCTTGTCTTTCAATCCCTCCCTCCCAGACATATGAGGGGAGGTGGAGAGCAGGGACACAAAAGAAGAGGTAGTGAGCAGCTACTGCCACCAAGGTGAAGGCGAATGAGTGAATGCGATACGAACTGGCAGACTGGGAAGTGATTCTAGTGTGATAAAGGAAGAGGTGAAAAGAAATATAAGGCTAGATTTTGAAGGCTATTTTCTTTTTGGATTTGCTGCCTCAAGGAGAGATAATATTTGTTAGAGGTAAGCAACTGTGAGGATTATCCGATTTAACAGCAAGCGAGATTATATATGATTACTGTAATCGATTTGGGAGAGTAGAAACATACAGTGAAACACAAGGCAAAGCCATTAAAATCACCCAGATAAATATTTCCAAATGTCAAGACTTTTTACTGCAGTTGTGAAGCCTTTAATATTCTAATGTGTGTTATGCTACATGGTTTGAGCTTTCATGATTAGCGGTGATGTGCCTACTCTTTCTTGATTAATCCAAAGCATATTAATAGCTTTGCTTCTCCCTTTGTAGCACCCCTTCATCATGGTGGACTTATTCATTGGTCGGGTCCTGTTAAAGAACAACAAGGACCAAGATGAGCTGGACACAGAGCGTGAGATCATCATGCGCCTGCAGAACCGAATCCTGATGCTCTTCTTTGCTTCTGCTACGTGTGAGACCTGCAGGCAGTTTGCGCCCACGCTCTCTGACTTCTACAAACAGTTGACAGATGAGTTCTACGTGGATCGTGCTGCTCAGCTGGTTCTCCTGTACATTAGGTAAAACACACAGAGGCACACATATAGGTGTTTATTAGAACTGTAGTGTCTAACACTGGAATAGATTTTCTCCTCTGTTACTTTATTAAACTAACCTTGTCTCTAGCTCGAATGTAAAATTAAACTGCATGCACGTATGTGCACTTGCGTAATGCATGTATGAATTTCCTTTAAGAAATAAGAACCGCAAGAAAAATGACATTGGAGTCATTTTTACTAGAGTTTTCCATTTCACTCTCTAGTTTGGACCAGTCAGAGGATGAGCAAGAAAGTTTCCTCAAAGAGCTCCCCAAAAGGTGCCTGTTCCTGGCCTATGAGGACCCCTACAGGAGGTGTGTGAGATTAGCCAGTTAGAAGTGTGTATAACCTGCTGGTGGGTGATGGTAATGTAAATCCATTAGCTCTatgctagtgtgtgtgtgtgtgtgtgtttcggcAGGGAGCTGGAGGCTATGTTTAACGTGGAGGAGGTGCCCACAGTGTTGGTGCTGCGTCCCGACTGCTCCATCCTCATCCCTAACGCCGTGGATGAGATACTCCGCCTTGGAACAGACTGCTACCGCAACTGGCAGGAGGCAGCCGAGCTCATTGACAGGAACTTCATGAACAAAGAGGACTTTGAGGAGAAGTCCATGCGCAGCTTCAGCGACCCCGTGAGAAGACTGAAGTATAAGGTGgaagatgaaaagaagaaaaagaagaagaaaaagcgaAAGGGGTGGGGTGGAGGTGGCGATGAAGGTGTGGAGGCGGATGGAGGAGCGGGCGACAAGGAAGGAGGGGATCACCATGGTGATGGAGACCAAGAACGGGAGAAAAACACTGCTGATTTGCCTAAAACTTGCTGCTGTCCTTCACAGCAAAAAATATAGCAGATATTTCAGTAAAAATGTGAAGCTGACCTTATTGTGACTGGCTTTGCTTCGGTGGTACAAAGATCGTGGTCCTACAACAGCTCCAGTGTACAGTATGTGGGcagcaaacaacaaaaagaaatataacactATCTCCAGGAACACTGACAGCTTCTTTGATTTGGCTGTATTTGATGTCTCTGAATGCTGCCAAGTATACAGTCGAGACAAGGTTTGGTCTGAGCCAAGTCTTGCCATTACGGCTTGTTTTATTACACACTGGAGATGATTATAACCATTTCTCCATTCTCAACAACACAGCCCTGTAatgcacttttttaaaatgataatttGTGCGTCCAATCAAAACACACCATGCATAATCTGAAATCAATGAATTATTCAGCGCcattaaaataattttgttaGTGACTGTTTTGCTTTGAGTGTTTGTGAAGTCTAGCTGCACTTTACAGACTACACAAGCAGCAATCAGAGCTATTCAACGGGAGTCAAGTGAAATCATGGAGAAACTGGCTTTACTACACTATCATTGAGCTACTTTGACTGTAAATCATCTTCTCACATAATGAAGACCACATCCAGTCTTTGCACACTTCCTTGCGCATGCAGGCTAATCTGATGAAGCTTTCGAGTGATCAGGCAAGATCTTCATTTGCAACAGTTCCTTCTCTTTGTGACATTTTCTTCCTTCCTCTATATCCTCTAAGTGACCCATGCCTT
It includes:
- the LOC134623007 gene encoding nucleoredoxin-like protein 1; protein product: MSFFVRAKEFQEGLYPFTFLSFIMVDLFLNRVLIENNWDQDELNTEREIMGILENRIVMLFFASAECEKCLEFVPVLNDFFKRLKDPAYIEYPKLLALIYISLDQSEEKQEKFLKELHKKVLFLAFEDPYRKELQTMFKVKDVPTIVVLRPDGSVLSPNAVRDICRFGCDCFQNWQESAELVERSFMLNEEFDNLNLRSATDPVRRLKYKTEDDKRKKRWWKLWGKGKDGNEEEEEKDGAWDTKRNEGDNNTWRIR
- the LOC134623008 gene encoding nucleoredoxin-like protein 1, with protein sequence MVDLFIGRVLLKNNKDQDELDTEREIIMRLQNRILMLFFASATCETCRQFAPTLSDFYKQLTDEFYVDRAAQLVLLYISLDQSEDEQESFLKELPKRCLFLAYEDPYRRELEAMFNVEEVPTVLVLRPDCSILIPNAVDEILRLGTDCYRNWQEAAELIDRNFMNKEDFEEKSMRSFSDPVRRLKYKVEDEKKKKKKKKRKGWGGGGDEGVEADGGAGDKEGGDHHGDGDQEREKNTADLPKTCCCPSQQKI